A region from the Mycolicibacterium phlei genome encodes:
- the manA gene encoding mannose-6-phosphate isomerase, class I: MHLLRGAVRTYAWGSRTAIAEFTGRPSPTAHPEAELWFGAHPGDPAMLETEHGERSLLDALADDPEGQLGAVVCARFNKTLPFLVKVLAADEPLSLQAHPSAEQAAEGFERENNLGIPVSAPNRNYRDPSHKPELIVALGQFEALAGFRPVERTIELMRALEVTDLDPYINLLSGQPDAGGLRAVFTTWITAPQPDLDVLVPAVVDGAINYVRSGATEFEAEAKTVLELGERYPGDAGVLAALLLNRITLQPGEGIYLPAGNLHAYLNGVGVEVMANSDNVLRGGLTPKHVDVPELLRVLDFTPAADVVVHSEAVQDGTADGLESVYPTPAPEFTVSVLRVDGDHIGHEIDAPARNDGPQILLCTEGSTVVHAKNDSVTLTRGSAAWVAADDGPIRLVASEPTTLFRTTVGI, translated from the coding sequence GTGCACTTGCTACGAGGAGCGGTGCGGACCTATGCCTGGGGTTCGCGAACTGCCATTGCGGAATTCACTGGAAGGCCCAGTCCCACAGCGCATCCCGAGGCCGAGCTGTGGTTCGGTGCGCATCCCGGCGACCCGGCGATGCTGGAGACCGAACACGGGGAGCGCTCCCTGCTCGATGCGCTGGCTGATGACCCGGAGGGACAGCTGGGTGCCGTTGTGTGCGCCCGGTTCAACAAGACGCTGCCGTTCCTGGTCAAGGTGCTGGCCGCCGACGAGCCGCTGTCCCTGCAGGCGCATCCCAGCGCCGAACAGGCCGCCGAGGGCTTCGAGCGGGAGAACAACCTCGGGATCCCGGTCTCGGCACCCAACCGCAACTACCGCGATCCCAGCCACAAACCCGAATTGATCGTCGCGCTGGGGCAGTTCGAGGCGCTGGCCGGGTTCCGCCCCGTCGAACGCACCATCGAGCTGATGCGCGCGCTGGAGGTCACCGACCTCGACCCGTACATCAACCTGCTGTCCGGACAACCCGACGCCGGTGGCCTGCGCGCGGTGTTCACCACCTGGATCACCGCGCCGCAGCCGGATCTCGACGTCCTGGTGCCCGCCGTCGTCGACGGTGCGATCAACTACGTCCGTTCCGGCGCAACCGAATTCGAGGCCGAGGCGAAGACGGTCCTGGAGCTCGGCGAACGCTATCCGGGGGACGCCGGGGTGCTGGCCGCGCTGCTGCTCAACCGCATCACCCTGCAGCCGGGGGAGGGCATCTACCTGCCCGCCGGCAACCTGCACGCCTACCTCAACGGTGTCGGCGTCGAGGTGATGGCCAACTCCGACAACGTCCTGCGCGGCGGGCTGACCCCCAAGCACGTCGACGTCCCGGAGTTGTTGCGGGTGCTCGACTTCACGCCCGCCGCGGACGTGGTGGTGCACTCGGAGGCGGTGCAGGACGGCACCGCGGACGGCTTGGAGTCGGTGTATCCGACACCGGCGCCGGAGTTCACGGTGTCGGTGCTGCGTGTGGACGGCGACCACATCGGCCACGAGATCGACGCGCCCGCCCGCAACGACGGTCCGCAGATCCTGTTGTGCACCGAGGGTTCGACCGTCGTGCACGCCAAGAACGACTCGGTGACGCTGACGCGGGGTTCGGCGGCGTGGGTGGCCGCCGACGACGGCCCGATCCGGTTGGTCGCCTCGGAGCCGACCACGCTGTTCCGCACGACGGTGGGCATTTAG
- a CDS encoding DUF808 domain-containing protein has translation MSAGLFGLLDDVAALARMAAASVDDIGAAAGRAAAKAAGVVVDDTAVTPQYVHGITAERELPIIKRITIGSLRNKIVFILPAALLLSQFAPWLLTPLLMCGATYLCFEGAEKVLGRFLHHGEAGHRDKPSAVVGPDAEKRVAAGAIRTDFILSAEIMVIALNEVASEAFWPRLIILLVVAIVITLGVYGVVALIVKMDDIGLSLAQRSSSALRRLGRGLVAGMPRLLTALSTVGTVAMLWVGGHILLQGSDTLGWHLPYGLVHHLEEAVHHAVPGVGGVLGWLVNTAISAVVGLVVGTIVAGIMHLLPFGKKDTTPAH, from the coding sequence ATGAGCGCCGGGCTGTTCGGGCTGCTCGACGACGTCGCCGCACTGGCCCGGATGGCGGCCGCCTCGGTCGACGACATCGGCGCCGCCGCGGGCCGGGCCGCCGCCAAGGCGGCGGGGGTCGTGGTCGACGACACCGCGGTCACCCCGCAGTACGTCCACGGCATCACCGCCGAACGCGAACTGCCGATCATCAAACGCATCACGATCGGGTCGCTGCGCAACAAGATCGTGTTCATCCTGCCCGCGGCGCTGCTGCTCAGCCAGTTCGCGCCGTGGCTGCTGACCCCGCTGCTGATGTGCGGCGCCACCTACCTGTGCTTCGAGGGTGCGGAGAAGGTGCTGGGCCGGTTCCTGCATCACGGCGAGGCCGGTCACCGCGACAAGCCGAGCGCGGTGGTGGGCCCCGACGCCGAGAAGCGGGTGGCCGCCGGTGCGATCCGCACCGACTTCATCCTCAGCGCCGAGATCATGGTGATCGCCCTCAACGAGGTTGCCAGCGAAGCGTTCTGGCCGCGGCTGATCATCCTGTTGGTGGTGGCGATCGTGATCACGCTCGGCGTGTACGGCGTCGTCGCGCTGATCGTGAAGATGGACGACATCGGGCTCAGCCTCGCACAGCGGTCGTCGTCGGCGCTCCGCAGACTCGGCCGCGGTCTGGTGGCGGGGATGCCCAGGCTGCTGACCGCGCTGTCGACGGTCGGCACCGTGGCGATGCTGTGGGTCGGCGGGCACATCCTGTTGCAGGGCTCCGACACGCTGGGCTGGCATCTGCCCTACGGGCTGGTGCACCACCTCGAGGAGGCCGTGCACCACGCGGTGCCCGGCGTCGGCGGCGTGCTGGGCTGGCTGGTCAACACCGCGATCTCGGCGGTGGTCGGCCTGGTGGTGGGCACGATCGTGGCGGGGATCATGCACCTGCTGCCGTTCGGCAAGAAGGACACGACCCCCGCGCACTGA
- a CDS encoding amino acid permease, with protein sequence MAWRTKSVEQSIADTDEPDTRLRKDLNWWDLTVFGVSVVIGAGIFTITASTAGNLTGPAISVSFVLAAIACGLAALCYAEFASTVPVAGSAYTFSYATFGEFVAWIIGWDLILEFAVASAVVAKGWSSYLGTVFGFGGGTMDLGSIQLDWGALLIIGFVTAILAYGTKLSAGVSLVITAIKVGVVLLVVAVGAFYIKASNYSPFLPPAEPAEEGASGTEQSLLSLMFGAEGSHYGWYGLLAGASIVFFAFIGFDIVATTAEETRNPQRDVARGILSSLAIVTVLYVAVSVVLTGMVHYTELRDAGSRANLATAFSANGIDWAAKVISIGALAGLTTVVIVLVLGQTRVLFAMSRDGLLPRSLARTGRHGTPVRITLIVGVLVAITASVFPVGKLEEMVNIGTLFAFVLVSGGVIVLRRTRPDLKRGFRAPWVPWLPVASIVACVWLMLNLTALTWIRFLVWMAIGVVVYFLYGKRHSVLAARFDG encoded by the coding sequence ATGGCTTGGCGCACCAAGTCGGTGGAGCAGTCCATCGCCGACACCGATGAACCGGACACACGATTGCGTAAAGACCTGAACTGGTGGGACCTCACCGTCTTCGGGGTCTCCGTGGTGATCGGCGCGGGCATCTTCACCATCACCGCCTCGACCGCCGGTAACCTCACCGGGCCCGCGATCTCGGTGTCCTTCGTGCTGGCCGCGATCGCCTGCGGCCTGGCCGCGCTGTGCTACGCGGAGTTCGCCTCCACGGTGCCGGTGGCCGGCAGCGCCTACACGTTCTCCTATGCGACGTTCGGCGAGTTCGTCGCCTGGATCATCGGGTGGGACCTGATCCTGGAGTTCGCGGTCGCCTCCGCCGTGGTGGCCAAGGGCTGGTCCAGCTACCTGGGCACGGTGTTCGGATTTGGCGGCGGCACAATGGATCTCGGCTCCATCCAGCTGGACTGGGGGGCGCTGCTGATCATCGGCTTCGTCACCGCGATCCTGGCGTACGGCACCAAGCTCTCGGCCGGGGTCAGCCTGGTCATCACCGCCATCAAGGTCGGCGTGGTGCTGCTGGTGGTGGCCGTCGGCGCGTTCTACATCAAGGCGTCGAACTACTCGCCGTTCCTGCCGCCCGCCGAGCCCGCCGAGGAGGGGGCCAGCGGCACCGAGCAGTCGCTGCTGTCGCTGATGTTCGGGGCCGAGGGCAGCCACTACGGCTGGTACGGCCTGCTGGCCGGCGCGTCGATCGTGTTCTTCGCGTTCATCGGGTTCGACATCGTCGCCACCACCGCCGAGGAGACCCGCAATCCGCAGCGCGACGTGGCCCGCGGCATCCTGTCCTCGCTGGCGATCGTCACGGTGCTCTACGTCGCGGTGTCGGTCGTGCTGACCGGCATGGTGCACTACACCGAGCTGCGCGACGCCGGATCCCGGGCCAACCTCGCGACGGCGTTCAGCGCCAACGGGATCGACTGGGCGGCCAAGGTCATCTCGATCGGGGCGCTGGCGGGTCTGACCACGGTGGTGATCGTGCTGGTGCTCGGCCAGACCCGGGTGCTGTTCGCGATGAGCCGCGACGGTCTGCTGCCGCGCTCGCTGGCCAGGACCGGCAGGCACGGCACCCCGGTGCGGATCACGCTGATCGTCGGTGTGCTGGTGGCCATCACCGCCTCGGTGTTCCCGGTCGGCAAGCTCGAGGAGATGGTCAACATCGGCACGCTGTTCGCGTTCGTGCTGGTGTCGGGTGGCGTCATCGTGCTGCGCCGCACCCGGCCCGACCTCAAGCGCGGCTTCCGCGCGCCGTGGGTGCCGTGGCTGCCGGTCGCCTCGATCGTGGCGTGCGTGTGGCTGATGCTGAACCTCACCGCTTTGACCTGGATCCGGTTCCTGGTCTGGATGGCGATCGGCGTGGTCGTGTACTTCCTCTACGGCAAGCGCCATTCGGTGCTGGCCGCCCGCTTCGACGGCTGA
- a CDS encoding alkane 1-monooxygenase, with the protein MALTFRRLAVTTQELDEKLDVTQWRDKKRYLWLMGLIAPTALFVMLPVVWALNHWGWHAAAQVPFWIGPILLYILLPLLDLKFGPDGQNPPDEVMERLENDKYYRYCTYAYIPFQYASVIVGAYLFTASDLSWLGFDGALPWPAKIGLALSVGVLGGVGINTAHELGHKKDSLERWLSKITLAQTCYGHFYIEHNRGHHVRVATPEDPASARFGETFWEFLPRTVFGSLKSAWQLEAKRLERAGKSKWHPSNDVLNAWAMSAVFYGVLIAIFGWGLIPYILISAVFGFTLLETVNYLEHYGLLRQKTESGRYERCTPEHSWNSDHIVTNLFLYHLQRHSDHHANPTRRYQTLRSMEGAPNLPSGYASMIALTYFPPLWRKVMDHRVLEHYGGDITRVNIHPRVRDKVLARYARSEVAA; encoded by the coding sequence ATGGCACTCACTTTCAGGAGGCTTGCGGTGACCACACAAGAACTCGACGAGAAACTCGACGTCACACAGTGGCGGGACAAGAAGCGCTACCTGTGGCTGATGGGCCTGATCGCCCCCACCGCACTGTTCGTGATGCTGCCGGTGGTGTGGGCGCTCAACCACTGGGGCTGGCACGCCGCGGCGCAGGTGCCGTTCTGGATCGGCCCGATCCTGCTGTACATCCTGCTGCCGCTGCTGGACCTCAAGTTCGGGCCGGACGGCCAGAACCCGCCGGATGAGGTGATGGAGCGGCTGGAGAACGACAAGTACTACCGCTACTGCACCTACGCCTACATCCCGTTTCAGTACGCCAGCGTCATCGTCGGCGCCTACCTGTTCACCGCCTCCGACCTGAGCTGGCTCGGATTCGACGGTGCGCTGCCCTGGCCGGCCAAGATCGGTCTTGCGCTGTCGGTGGGCGTGCTCGGCGGCGTCGGCATCAACACCGCCCACGAACTCGGCCACAAGAAGGACTCGCTGGAGCGCTGGCTGTCCAAGATCACCCTGGCGCAGACCTGCTACGGCCACTTCTACATCGAGCACAACCGCGGCCACCACGTCCGCGTCGCCACCCCGGAGGACCCGGCGTCGGCGCGCTTCGGCGAGACGTTCTGGGAGTTCTTGCCGCGCACCGTGTTCGGCTCGCTGAAGTCGGCGTGGCAGCTGGAGGCCAAGCGGCTCGAGCGGGCGGGCAAGAGCAAGTGGCATCCGTCCAACGACGTGCTCAACGCCTGGGCGATGTCGGCGGTGTTCTACGGCGTGCTGATCGCGATCTTCGGTTGGGGTCTGATCCCGTACATCCTGATCTCGGCGGTGTTCGGCTTCACGCTGCTGGAGACGGTGAACTACCTCGAGCACTACGGACTGCTGCGGCAGAAGACCGAGTCCGGCCGCTACGAGCGCTGCACCCCCGAGCACAGCTGGAACTCCGACCACATCGTGACCAACCTGTTCCTGTACCACCTGCAGCGGCACAGCGACCACCACGCCAACCCGACCCGGCGCTACCAGACGCTGCGCAGCATGGAGGGCGCGCCGAACCTGCCCAGCGGCTACGCGTCGATGATCGCGCTGACGTACTTCCCGCCGCTGTGGCGCAAGGTGATGGACCACCGGGTGCTCGAGCACTACGGCGGCGACATCACCCGCGTCAACATCCACCCGCGGGTGCGCGACAAGGTGCTGGCCCGCTACGCGCGTTCGGAGGTTGCGGCCTGA
- a CDS encoding rubredoxin, whose translation MSAYRCPVCDYVYDETKGAAREGFPPGTAWADVPDDWCCPDCGVREKVDFEEIGVKQ comes from the coding sequence ATGAGCGCGTACCGGTGCCCGGTGTGTGACTACGTCTACGACGAGACCAAAGGTGCTGCGCGGGAGGGATTCCCGCCCGGCACCGCCTGGGCCGACGTGCCCGACGACTGGTGCTGCCCCGACTGCGGGGTGCGCGAGAAGGTCGACTTCGAAGAAATTGGAGTGAAGCAGTGA
- a CDS encoding rubredoxin, producing MSDYRVFVCVQCGFEYDEAKGWPEEGIAPGTRWEDIPDDWCCPDCGAAKTDFDMVEIARP from the coding sequence GTGAGCGACTACCGAGTGTTCGTCTGCGTGCAGTGCGGCTTCGAGTACGACGAGGCCAAGGGCTGGCCCGAGGAGGGCATCGCCCCCGGCACCCGCTGGGAGGACATCCCCGACGACTGGTGCTGCCCGGACTGCGGCGCGGCCAAGACCGATTTCGACATGGTCGAGATCGCCCGTCCGTGA
- the alkX gene encoding TetR family transcriptional regulator AlkX: MKARDRAQRVPYAEASRALLRDSILDGMRDLLLTRDWSAITLSHVAKAAGISRQTIYNEFGSRQGLAQAYALRLADRLVDHVDDAINGNVGDIYAAFQQGFRDFFTESAADPLVQSLLTGETKPDLLQLITTDSGPILTHCSQRLTETFVGSWLKADRDDAGVLARAIVRLAMSYVSMPPEADHDVADDLARLMTPFAERYGVMDTS; this comes from the coding sequence GTGAAAGCGCGCGACCGCGCGCAGCGCGTCCCGTACGCCGAAGCGTCGCGGGCCCTGCTGCGCGACTCCATCCTCGACGGCATGCGGGACCTGCTGCTGACCCGCGACTGGTCGGCGATCACGCTGTCGCACGTCGCCAAGGCCGCCGGGATCAGCAGACAGACCATCTACAACGAGTTCGGGTCGCGGCAGGGCCTGGCGCAGGCCTACGCGCTGCGCCTGGCCGACCGCCTCGTCGACCACGTCGACGACGCCATCAACGGCAACGTCGGCGACATCTACGCCGCCTTCCAGCAGGGCTTCCGCGACTTCTTCACCGAATCGGCCGCCGACCCCCTGGTGCAGTCGCTGCTGACCGGCGAGACCAAGCCCGACCTGCTGCAACTGATCACCACCGACAGCGGCCCGATCCTCACGCACTGCAGCCAGCGCCTCACCGAGACGTTCGTCGGCAGCTGGCTCAAGGCCGACCGCGACGACGCCGGCGTGCTGGCCCGCGCCATCGTCCGGCTGGCCATGAGCTATGTGTCGATGCCGCCGGAGGCCGACCACGACGTGGCCGATGACCTGGCCCGATTGATGACGCCGTTCGCTGAACGCTACGGTGTCATGGACACTTCCTAG